One region of Sulfuriroseicoccus oceanibius genomic DNA includes:
- a CDS encoding PEP-CTERM sorting domain-containing protein (PEP-CTERM proteins occur, often in large numbers, in the proteomes of bacteria that also encode an exosortase, a predicted intramembrane cysteine proteinase. The presence of a PEP-CTERM domain at a protein's C-terminus predicts cleavage within the sorting domain, followed by covalent anchoring to some some component of the (usually Gram-negative) cell surface. Many PEP-CTERM proteins exhibit an unusual sequence composition that includes large numbers of potential glycosylation sites. Expression of one such protein has been shown restore the ability of a bacterium to form floc, a type of biofilm.), with amino-acid sequence MKMKTIGAAVALSLGLAGAANAALINAIDSGGSAALVSTTTVFQQGDVLDVSDGDVGTIADYGNNGQIFTNDPGAGGGDYFAQAAEAIIFDIDLGNTYAIDAIAFWNRGLYGGNSVRTFTATFSTDSVFGNGDDSQLFTFNAAEGVGPDQQDFDLGTLVSNAQYVQISITDNFFGVNGAAGGDRVNFSEFQFNAVPEPSSAALLGLGGLAMILRRRK; translated from the coding sequence ATGAAAATGAAAACAATTGGCGCGGCTGTCGCGCTTTCGCTCGGTCTTGCGGGCGCTGCGAATGCGGCGCTGATCAATGCAATTGACTCCGGTGGTAGCGCGGCTCTGGTTAGTACAACCACTGTGTTCCAACAGGGTGACGTGTTGGACGTGAGTGATGGTGATGTCGGAACGATCGCGGATTACGGGAACAACGGCCAGATCTTCACCAATGACCCAGGCGCTGGTGGTGGCGATTATTTCGCCCAAGCTGCAGAAGCGATTATTTTCGATATCGATCTGGGAAATACCTACGCTATTGATGCAATTGCGTTCTGGAATCGAGGTCTCTATGGCGGCAACTCCGTGCGTACCTTTACGGCGACATTCTCGACGGATTCGGTGTTTGGTAATGGAGATGACTCGCAATTGTTTACTTTCAATGCGGCCGAGGGCGTCGGGCCGGATCAGCAAGACTTTGATCTGGGGACTTTAGTGAGCAATGCTCAATACGTACAAATTTCGATTACCGACAACTTCTTCGGGGTGAATGGCGCAGCGGGTGGCGATCGTGTGAATTTCTCCGAGTTCCAGTTCAATGCAGTGCCTGAGCCTAGCTCGGCGGCACTGCTTGGCCTTGGTGGTCTGGCTATGATCTTGCGTCGCCGCAAGTAA
- a CDS encoding sigma-70 family RNA polymerase sigma factor, which produces MDDTNHDESSDFVQLLTAHQGDLWAYVMALMPGESEAKDVVQRVNVVLWRKREEFELGTNFKAWAFAVARFEVLAYLKTKKRRRWLMFSDELQEMIAEEFVDEPETSEERMMYLQACMAKLRKPDQELIKHRYYSREGLSVYAERVGKTESALSVKLFRLRAALRKCVEKQESMVNGGGL; this is translated from the coding sequence ATGGACGATACGAACCACGATGAGAGCTCTGATTTTGTGCAGTTGTTGACTGCTCATCAGGGGGACTTGTGGGCGTATGTGATGGCGTTGATGCCGGGGGAGAGTGAGGCGAAGGACGTGGTGCAGCGGGTGAACGTGGTGCTTTGGCGCAAGCGGGAGGAGTTTGAGTTGGGGACGAACTTCAAGGCGTGGGCGTTCGCTGTGGCTCGTTTTGAGGTGCTGGCGTACTTGAAGACGAAGAAGCGGAGGCGGTGGTTGATGTTCAGTGATGAACTACAGGAGATGATTGCCGAGGAGTTCGTGGACGAACCTGAGACCAGTGAAGAGCGAATGATGTATCTACAGGCGTGTATGGCGAAACTGCGCAAACCTGATCAGGAATTGATCAAACATCGGTATTATTCCAGGGAGGGGCTTTCTGTGTATGCAGAGCGGGTTGGGAAGACTGAATCCGCTCTGTCTGTGAAGTTGTTTCGTCTGCGGGCGGCGTTGCGTAAATGCGTTGAGAAGCAGGAATCTATGGTGAATGGAGGTGGCTTATGA
- a CDS encoding LamG-like jellyroll fold domain-containing protein has translation MKKLVTKPALLAAVASLAAVGSADAAISQWLNQAQNTAGNVTADNTGWTFDGTAGVQYDFGTLDQEGIVVDGSTVEFIFNFTDNATSMAIASVMGWAPGNEMNVLKLEQWSDKGVMGITVPGYWDYDLATASPFDQDVHVVFRRNDDGGNGGSMDIFVNGVYAETDVNKTNWRMDGSVGWLGSNHQGNNDFAEGQMYGVASYDVALTDQEISDLYSAFSTDTVPEPSSTALLGLGGLAIILRRRK, from the coding sequence ATGAAAAAACTAGTAACCAAACCAGCGCTACTTGCGGCTGTCGCCTCACTGGCGGCGGTGGGGAGTGCCGATGCCGCCATTAGTCAGTGGCTGAACCAGGCGCAGAATACGGCGGGGAATGTCACTGCCGACAACACGGGCTGGACCTTCGATGGGACTGCCGGTGTGCAGTATGACTTCGGCACCCTTGATCAAGAAGGGATTGTAGTCGATGGCTCGACGGTCGAGTTTATCTTCAACTTCACTGATAACGCGACGTCGATGGCCATTGCCAGCGTCATGGGATGGGCTCCGGGTAATGAAATGAATGTGCTCAAGCTCGAGCAGTGGTCGGACAAGGGGGTGATGGGGATTACGGTGCCTGGTTATTGGGACTACGATCTGGCCACGGCATCTCCCTTTGATCAGGACGTGCACGTGGTTTTCCGCCGCAACGACGATGGGGGCAATGGGGGAAGTATGGATATCTTTGTTAACGGAGTCTATGCGGAGACCGATGTGAACAAAACCAACTGGCGTATGGACGGCAGTGTGGGGTGGTTGGGCTCCAACCATCAGGGGAATAACGATTTTGCCGAGGGGCAGATGTACGGAGTGGCTTCCTATGATGTCGCTCTTACCGATCAGGAGATCTCCGATCTGTATTCGGCCTTCAGCACCGACACGGTGCCCGAGCCGAGTTCGACCGCACTGCTTGGTCTTGGTGGGCTGGCAATTATTTTGCGTCGTCGCAAGTGA
- a CDS encoding multiheme c-type cytochrome has protein sequence MANASIFRWMAAGACGALFGIGFAWTPLPVSEDDLVFMPGTQPADGVSIEGVGQCMNCHSGYDLLVEPGTTWQGSMMAQAGRDPLWMASVVVALQDSIWLLGNANAGDLCVRCHAPVGWLGGRSDPPNLTALEPSQGDLEGVNCSTCHQMVDPVVARRQLPLVPEETDPVAIAAADTTYARDVTVISASKLFDGSGFIDASTEMPVHYGSGDLPGYIEATSGQFFMEPDPNIKRGNRPDAEPKSHSVYYSRFHKGPYQCATCHDVSNPALANVVIGAGTSESQSAATYFHLERTFSEFLLSAYAAPGGAPTNAPFAEIGVGSAGTCQDCHMSTAVGRACNKNNVPIRNDLRVHDLTGGNVWVGRILASLDQSADNPDRDAFNYALLSGSRYPGAVIDVGGLQGVGAALAQAADRAEQNLGRAATMMPVADSVATAGLRIYNNTGHKLISGFPEGRRMWVNVRFYDAANEVIGELNAYEPLVVSRDAEGVPSYVSGGVLQRDRDDLVFEAKMQSDLTGETASFHMVLATDRYKDNRIPPKGFNSDAASARLAQPRKGGEDALDYFSEVEYAGGYHDVYFDKPAGTVTWDARLYYQTTSLEYVRFLRDEINGTASTLVSPSPSGEPAAYIVASDPFFTTLKDWGNAIWELWLHNQGSPPVEMTTTISPPGIRHMIHEIDGFHVGVQTAVGRGYALEANDGLASGGWTLIDGPVAGDGALVDLIDPDASEHERRFYRVVNFVGE, from the coding sequence ATGGCCAATGCATCAATTTTCCGCTGGATGGCCGCAGGTGCCTGCGGTGCATTGTTCGGTATTGGGTTTGCTTGGACACCTCTTCCGGTGAGCGAGGATGACTTGGTCTTCATGCCGGGGACCCAGCCGGCGGATGGGGTGTCGATCGAGGGAGTGGGGCAGTGCATGAACTGCCACAGTGGCTATGATTTATTGGTCGAACCCGGCACGACGTGGCAGGGATCGATGATGGCGCAGGCCGGACGCGACCCGTTGTGGATGGCCAGCGTGGTGGTGGCATTGCAGGACTCGATCTGGTTGCTCGGAAATGCCAATGCCGGCGACTTGTGCGTGCGGTGTCATGCTCCGGTCGGATGGCTGGGCGGACGCAGCGACCCGCCGAACCTGACGGCGCTCGAGCCGTCGCAGGGAGATCTTGAGGGAGTGAACTGCTCGACTTGTCACCAAATGGTGGATCCGGTGGTGGCTCGGCGGCAGTTGCCGTTGGTGCCCGAGGAGACGGATCCGGTGGCAATTGCGGCAGCGGACACGACTTATGCCCGCGACGTGACAGTGATTTCAGCTTCCAAGTTGTTTGATGGCAGTGGGTTTATCGACGCCTCAACCGAGATGCCGGTGCATTATGGATCGGGCGACCTACCGGGGTATATCGAAGCGACTTCGGGGCAGTTTTTCATGGAGCCTGATCCGAATATCAAACGGGGGAACCGGCCGGATGCCGAACCGAAGAGTCACTCGGTCTATTATTCCCGTTTCCATAAAGGGCCATACCAGTGCGCGACTTGTCACGATGTATCGAACCCTGCGTTGGCCAACGTGGTGATCGGTGCGGGAACCAGTGAGTCCCAGTCGGCTGCGACGTATTTTCACTTGGAGCGCACGTTCAGTGAGTTCTTGCTCAGCGCGTACGCTGCTCCAGGCGGAGCTCCTACCAATGCGCCGTTTGCGGAGATCGGGGTGGGAAGTGCCGGCACCTGCCAGGACTGCCACATGTCGACTGCAGTGGGGCGGGCGTGTAACAAGAATAATGTGCCGATCCGCAATGATTTGCGCGTTCATGACCTTACCGGAGGTAACGTCTGGGTAGGTAGGATCTTGGCGAGCCTGGACCAATCGGCGGACAACCCGGATCGTGATGCGTTCAACTACGCGTTGCTGAGTGGAAGCCGCTATCCGGGAGCCGTGATCGATGTGGGCGGATTGCAAGGTGTGGGGGCGGCGTTGGCGCAGGCCGCGGACCGTGCGGAGCAGAACCTCGGGCGGGCGGCCACGATGATGCCGGTCGCGGATTCGGTCGCAACGGCTGGTCTGAGGATCTATAACAACACCGGACACAAGTTGATCTCCGGCTTTCCCGAGGGGCGTCGGATGTGGGTGAACGTGCGGTTTTACGATGCGGCGAATGAAGTGATCGGAGAACTCAATGCGTACGAACCTTTGGTGGTCAGCCGCGATGCGGAGGGCGTGCCTAGTTACGTCTCAGGTGGTGTGCTGCAGCGCGATCGCGATGATTTGGTGTTTGAAGCGAAGATGCAAAGCGACCTGACGGGGGAGACGGCGAGCTTCCACATGGTGCTGGCCACGGATCGCTACAAGGACAACCGGATCCCGCCGAAAGGGTTCAATAGCGATGCGGCGTCGGCCAGGTTGGCCCAGCCTCGGAAGGGCGGTGAGGATGCGTTGGATTACTTCAGTGAGGTCGAGTATGCGGGCGGCTATCACGATGTCTATTTCGACAAACCTGCGGGAACGGTGACGTGGGATGCTCGCTTGTACTACCAAACCACGTCACTTGAATACGTTCGCTTCTTGCGGGATGAGATCAATGGCACGGCATCGACCTTGGTGAGCCCGTCGCCGAGCGGTGAACCGGCAGCGTACATCGTGGCGAGCGATCCATTTTTCACCACACTCAAAGACTGGGGGAATGCGATCTGGGAGCTTTGGTTGCACAATCAGGGATCGCCGCCAGTGGAGATGACGACGACGATCAGCCCACCGGGTATCCGCCACATGATCCACGAGATCGATGGCTTCCATGTCGGGGTGCAAACGGCGGTGGGAAGAGGATATGCGCTGGAAGCGAATGACGGCCTCGCAAGCGGTGGCTGGACGTTGATTGACGGTCCGGTCGCCGGGGATGGGGCGCTGGTGGATTTGATTGACCCTGATGCGTCAGAGCACGAGCGCAGGTTCTACCGGGTGGTGAACTTTGTGGGGGAGTGA
- a CDS encoding PEP-CTERM sorting domain-containing protein (PEP-CTERM proteins occur, often in large numbers, in the proteomes of bacteria that also encode an exosortase, a predicted intramembrane cysteine proteinase. The presence of a PEP-CTERM domain at a protein's C-terminus predicts cleavage within the sorting domain, followed by covalent anchoring to some some component of the (usually Gram-negative) cell surface. Many PEP-CTERM proteins exhibit an unusual sequence composition that includes large numbers of potential glycosylation sites. Expression of one such protein has been shown restore the ability of a bacterium to form floc, a type of biofilm.): protein MKHISSKAKVAAAVVALTAAGSANAAITHWLTQAQSTAGNVTASNAGWTFNGSEGFSYDYGVLDGIGGAPVDGSTVEYIFNFSDNGASVAIGSLTGWSPGNERNVMKLEQWNNTGKFGATIQGIADYSLATDSIFGEDVHVVFRRNNDGGTMDLFVNGAFVEQHGAKTNWRMDGGVGTLGANWNNNADFATGDMFGVASYDVALSDAEIGNLYAAYAVAVPEPSSTALLGLGGLALILRRRK from the coding sequence ATGAAACATATCTCAAGCAAAGCCAAAGTGGCTGCTGCCGTGGTCGCATTGACCGCTGCAGGTTCGGCGAATGCCGCGATCACTCACTGGCTCACACAAGCACAAAGCACGGCGGGCAATGTGACCGCTTCCAACGCCGGTTGGACCTTCAATGGTTCAGAAGGGTTCTCGTATGACTATGGTGTACTTGATGGGATTGGGGGCGCGCCAGTCGATGGCTCGACGGTTGAGTACATCTTTAACTTTTCCGACAATGGGGCGTCGGTTGCCATTGGTAGCCTCACCGGATGGAGTCCGGGGAACGAGCGCAATGTGATGAAGCTGGAGCAGTGGAATAACACAGGCAAGTTTGGTGCCACGATTCAAGGGATTGCCGACTATTCGCTCGCTACGGACTCGATTTTTGGTGAAGACGTGCATGTCGTTTTCCGCCGCAATAATGACGGAGGAACTATGGACCTGTTCGTGAATGGTGCATTCGTTGAGCAGCATGGTGCGAAAACCAACTGGCGTATGGACGGGGGCGTTGGCACACTCGGAGCGAACTGGAACAACAACGCCGATTTCGCGACTGGTGATATGTTCGGTGTTGCGTCTTATGACGTGGCGTTGAGCGATGCTGAGATCGGTAACCTCTATGCGGCGTATGCCGTGGCGGTTCCTGAGCCGAGCTCCACAGCACTTCTTGGCCTTGGAGGCCTGGCTTTGATCTTGCGTCGCCGCAAGTAA
- a CDS encoding four helix bundle protein, protein MAFGHEQLDVYQLAIGYVGWVYEKCESLNGSRRFTRDQWLRASQSIPLNIAEGNGKGSKADRRKFFEIARGSVFECASIQDVLVAIGGLDLQDSEFRKRELDRIGAMLTALGGRGFSSDR, encoded by the coding sequence ATGGCTTTTGGTCACGAACAACTGGATGTGTATCAGCTTGCGATTGGGTACGTTGGCTGGGTTTACGAGAAGTGTGAATCTCTGAATGGTTCCCGGCGGTTTACTCGCGATCAATGGCTTCGAGCGAGTCAATCGATTCCGCTGAACATAGCGGAGGGGAATGGGAAGGGCTCAAAAGCGGATCGCCGCAAGTTTTTTGAGATCGCGAGGGGCTCTGTTTTTGAATGTGCGAGCATCCAGGATGTGTTGGTCGCCATAGGGGGCTTGGACCTTCAAGATAGTGAGTTCCGCAAACGGGAACTGGATCGAATCGGAGCGATGTTGACAGCTCTCGGAGGACGCGGGTTTTCAAGTGATAGGTGA
- the speA gene encoding biosynthetic arginine decarboxylase, whose amino-acid sequence MSTPDTSHLESVPASAWSADDSAALYGITDWGNNFFSVSDAGEVTVRLRDGKKRSEVPIASIIDGLRDRGTDFPVLLRFRDLLHDRISELNQSFRTAIADSNYQGDYRGVYPIKVNQQRQVIEEITAFGKRFHYGLEAGSKPELIAALAHMHDEEAYLICNGYKDEEFIDLALTARKMGLQVIIVLEMPSELNLVIERAEKLGIRPLLGVRARLATKSEGKWQESAGDKSVFGLSASQIIETVDQLKESGYIDCLTLLHYHQGSQIPNIRAIREAATEATRMYIDLVKEGAPMGILDTGGGLAVDYDGSHTDFPASCNYTISEYCADLVEVIGQTCTAENIEHPTIISESGRAVVAYYSVLVFNILDVTKFQLDDTPPTPPATMSPTLKNLIDVAENISTDSLQENFNDATYYRDQIREMHVHGRVSLRERGYAEHLFWNIVTKITRRLSELEFVPEELAELRSQTHDYYYGNFSLFQSLPDSWAIDQLFPIMPIHRLAEKPTQQAVLADITCDCDGKIDRFVDRRDVAHTLPLHPIQPDDTGYCIGVFLVGAYQETLGDLHNLLGDTNVVGVHLENGKPVYSHEVEGDTVADVLSYVEYEPKVLVEKFRSFAENAVNSGKITPRERKEVMKSYRHGLDGYTYFESDI is encoded by the coding sequence ATGTCCACACCCGACACCTCCCACCTCGAATCCGTCCCCGCTTCCGCATGGTCCGCTGATGATTCCGCGGCGCTCTATGGCATCACCGATTGGGGCAACAACTTCTTCTCCGTCAGCGATGCCGGCGAGGTGACCGTGCGCCTGCGAGACGGCAAAAAACGCAGTGAAGTGCCCATCGCCAGCATCATCGACGGCTTGCGCGACCGCGGCACTGACTTCCCTGTGTTGTTACGTTTCCGCGACCTGCTCCACGACCGCATATCCGAGCTCAACCAGTCGTTCCGCACCGCCATCGCCGACTCCAACTATCAAGGCGACTACCGCGGCGTGTACCCGATCAAGGTCAACCAGCAACGCCAGGTCATCGAGGAGATCACCGCGTTCGGAAAACGCTTCCACTACGGACTCGAGGCCGGATCGAAACCCGAGCTCATCGCCGCCCTCGCCCACATGCACGACGAGGAGGCCTACCTCATTTGCAACGGCTACAAGGATGAAGAATTCATCGACCTGGCGCTGACCGCGCGCAAGATGGGCCTGCAAGTCATCATCGTGCTCGAAATGCCCAGCGAGCTCAACCTGGTCATTGAGCGCGCGGAGAAACTCGGCATCCGCCCATTGCTCGGAGTCCGCGCCCGCCTCGCCACCAAGAGCGAAGGAAAATGGCAGGAATCCGCCGGCGACAAATCCGTCTTCGGTCTCAGCGCCTCACAGATCATCGAAACCGTCGACCAACTCAAGGAAAGCGGCTACATCGACTGCCTCACATTGCTCCACTACCACCAGGGTAGCCAGATCCCGAACATCCGCGCCATCCGCGAAGCCGCCACCGAGGCCACCCGCATGTACATCGACCTCGTCAAGGAAGGCGCCCCGATGGGCATCCTCGACACCGGAGGCGGCCTCGCCGTCGACTACGATGGCTCGCACACCGACTTCCCCGCCTCGTGTAACTACACCATCAGCGAATACTGCGCGGACCTCGTAGAGGTCATCGGCCAAACCTGCACGGCCGAGAACATCGAACACCCGACCATCATCTCGGAATCCGGCCGTGCGGTCGTCGCCTACTACTCGGTGCTCGTTTTCAACATTCTCGACGTCACCAAGTTCCAACTCGACGACACCCCACCAACTCCACCGGCCACCATGTCGCCGACGCTCAAGAACCTCATCGACGTCGCCGAAAACATCTCCACCGACTCGCTGCAGGAGAACTTCAACGACGCGACCTACTACCGTGACCAAATCCGTGAAATGCACGTCCACGGCCGGGTCAGCCTGCGCGAACGCGGATACGCCGAGCATTTGTTCTGGAACATTGTCACCAAGATCACGCGACGTCTCAGCGAACTCGAGTTCGTCCCGGAAGAACTCGCCGAACTGCGCAGCCAAACCCACGATTACTACTACGGTAACTTCAGCTTGTTCCAATCGCTGCCGGACTCGTGGGCCATTGACCAGCTCTTCCCGATCATGCCGATCCACCGCTTGGCCGAGAAACCAACCCAACAGGCCGTGCTCGCAGACATCACCTGCGACTGCGATGGCAAGATCGACCGCTTCGTCGACCGTCGTGACGTCGCCCACACCCTGCCACTGCACCCGATCCAGCCGGACGACACAGGCTACTGCATCGGTGTCTTCCTCGTCGGTGCCTATCAGGAAACCCTCGGCGACCTGCACAACCTCCTCGGCGACACCAATGTCGTCGGCGTCCACCTCGAAAACGGCAAACCCGTCTACTCCCACGAAGTGGAAGGCGACACCGTCGCCGACGTGCTCTCGTACGTGGAATACGAACCAAAAGTGCTGGTCGAGAAGTTCCGCTCGTTCGCCGAAAACGCAGTGAACTCTGGAAAAATCACCCCGCGTGAAAGGAAGGAAGTAATGAAGAGCTACCGCCACGGACTGGATGGGTACACCTACTTCGAGAGCGATATCTGA
- a CDS encoding PEP-CTERM sorting domain-containing protein (PEP-CTERM proteins occur, often in large numbers, in the proteomes of bacteria that also encode an exosortase, a predicted intramembrane cysteine proteinase. The presence of a PEP-CTERM domain at a protein's C-terminus predicts cleavage within the sorting domain, followed by covalent anchoring to some some component of the (usually Gram-negative) cell surface. Many PEP-CTERM proteins exhibit an unusual sequence composition that includes large numbers of potential glycosylation sites. Expression of one such protein has been shown restore the ability of a bacterium to form floc, a type of biofilm.) yields the protein MKKHMLNMALVAAMSVGGAQAATIVWTGNGGDGLWGTAENWDNGVPSSSDTVIIGAGATVQDTGGVAGNFAELELAEGSSLAYSGSGGDMGGIWNVNGTVLSNGGNGTFGIGGSGVTFNFGVNGSFTMAGGTQNNLWANGNALTISGVIDLGAAPAGTLVEKTLFSWAGSLSGGGFGSITESFTELNGLGLVRVADNADVSTLKAGEYSFQTNLTSNGSIGVAYVTAQAVPEPSSAALLGLGGLAMILRRRK from the coding sequence ATGAAGAAACACATGCTGAATATGGCGCTCGTGGCTGCAATGTCGGTCGGTGGCGCTCAGGCGGCGACCATCGTTTGGACCGGCAACGGCGGCGATGGTCTTTGGGGTACTGCGGAAAACTGGGATAATGGGGTTCCATCCAGTTCGGATACCGTAATCATTGGAGCGGGAGCTACGGTGCAGGATACCGGTGGCGTCGCAGGCAACTTTGCCGAGCTGGAACTCGCCGAAGGTTCATCACTTGCCTATAGCGGCAGTGGTGGTGATATGGGCGGGATCTGGAATGTCAATGGAACGGTTCTCAGCAATGGCGGCAATGGCACCTTCGGCATTGGCGGCAGCGGGGTCACATTTAACTTCGGCGTCAATGGTAGCTTCACCATGGCGGGAGGAACGCAGAACAACTTGTGGGCCAATGGTAATGCCTTGACCATTAGCGGTGTGATCGATCTCGGCGCTGCACCTGCGGGCACACTCGTGGAGAAGACTCTGTTCTCGTGGGCGGGTAGTCTTAGTGGCGGTGGCTTCGGTTCCATCACCGAGAGCTTTACCGAGCTCAATGGGTTGGGCTTGGTGCGAGTGGCAGACAATGCGGACGTGAGCACCTTGAAAGCGGGTGAGTACTCGTTCCAGACCAACCTGACCAGCAATGGTTCGATTGGTGTGGCCTACGTGACCGCTCAGGCTGTGCCAGAGCCTAGCTCCGCGGCTCTGCTTGGCCTTGGTGGCCTGGCGATGATCTTGCGCCGCCGCAAGTAA
- a CDS encoding uracil-DNA glycosylase family protein, translating into MPDNSSFDSDVIADGLVAAARALCEALSGLRFGAPVTHVYQPLDYAWAPHEAYLRRCGAGRKRVLFLGMNPGPWGMAQTGVPFGEIPAVRDWIGIREEVGKPENEHPKRVIDGFDCKRSEVSGRRLWGLFSERFPNSADFFADHFVVNFCPLVWMEESARNRTPDKLPAAEMAPVEEACLDHLRRVVDLLDPEWCVGVGKFATTKFERIRTDESNWKCATVLHPSPASPAANRGWAEAAVKQLVAQGVWEK; encoded by the coding sequence ATGCCTGACAATTCTTCTTTTGATTCCGATGTGATTGCCGATGGCTTGGTGGCTGCCGCCCGTGCATTGTGCGAGGCGCTTTCCGGTTTGCGTTTTGGTGCGCCGGTGACTCACGTTTACCAGCCGTTGGACTATGCCTGGGCTCCGCATGAGGCGTATTTGCGGCGGTGTGGGGCTGGGCGAAAGCGGGTTTTGTTTCTCGGGATGAACCCAGGGCCGTGGGGAATGGCACAGACCGGTGTGCCTTTTGGCGAGATTCCGGCGGTGCGCGATTGGATTGGGATCCGCGAGGAAGTGGGGAAACCGGAGAACGAGCACCCCAAGCGGGTGATTGATGGGTTTGATTGCAAGCGCTCGGAAGTGAGTGGTCGGCGGTTGTGGGGCTTGTTCTCCGAGCGGTTCCCGAATTCGGCGGACTTTTTCGCCGACCATTTTGTGGTGAACTTCTGCCCTCTGGTGTGGATGGAGGAAAGCGCGCGCAACCGGACTCCGGACAAGTTGCCCGCCGCGGAGATGGCCCCAGTGGAAGAGGCTTGCCTCGACCATTTGCGCCGGGTGGTCGATTTGCTCGACCCGGAATGGTGCGTGGGCGTCGGCAAGTTTGCGACGACCAAGTTCGAGCGCATCCGCACGGATGAATCCAACTGGAAGTGCGCCACGGTGCTCCACCCCAGCCCAGCCAGCCCAGCCGCCAACCGAGGGTGGGCTGAAGCTGCCGTGAAGCAGCTGGTCGCTCAAGGAGTATGGGAGAAGTAG